A section of the Corynebacterium auris genome encodes:
- a CDS encoding metallophosphoesterase family protein, which produces MDIQHHPREPQPGFRVLPYLQKPASDQMTLNFFGELGTEATVVVTQAGREIATKKVNGTLQEHLRYTEGELNQEIPGLNKGSWLKSNNNYKYSATFTGLTPGTTYEYVVTLDGAKSKNSFTTAPTRDSWERIRIAAFSDAETEPAGRPKKDGAREWERNRSFAEGSLERPGPGSAWFEKFGSNNRQGQDEPRYPLTQDEAMKYNVAEIAKQNPDLLLVAGDLAQGGGYQPGWDEYFGYVAGEHGHLAGSVPMLTALGNWETFGAMNGGYQDGDAVAWGAAKGRNAYMTYFDTFGSDTEEHEDSYYRADHGPVTVITLDSTNGIPEEDAETEKAKAIPGNDKEFFTAKGDWGADTNTSYTMEGIHKAGVDSQPDFGKDSTQWQWAERQLADARAKGQYIIVQLHHTPYSSGVHGTATASATPDEQPGAPVRVYSPLFERYGVAAVISGHDEMFERSFIDDDGKRRRLPQLRRRRRRRRPARRLPRENRGRHAFPGGVQLLPRVDGPVGRAGDVGG; this is translated from the coding sequence TTGGACATCCAGCATCACCCGCGCGAGCCACAGCCCGGCTTCCGCGTTCTGCCCTACCTGCAAAAGCCCGCGTCCGATCAGATGACGCTGAACTTCTTCGGCGAGCTTGGCACCGAGGCCACCGTGGTGGTGACGCAGGCGGGCCGGGAGATTGCCACGAAAAAGGTCAACGGCACTCTGCAGGAGCATCTGCGCTACACCGAGGGTGAACTCAACCAGGAGATCCCGGGGCTGAACAAGGGCTCGTGGTTGAAGTCGAACAACAATTACAAGTACTCGGCTACCTTCACCGGCCTCACGCCGGGGACCACCTATGAGTACGTTGTCACCCTCGACGGCGCGAAGTCGAAAAACTCCTTTACCACCGCTCCCACCCGCGACTCCTGGGAGCGGATCCGGATCGCGGCGTTCTCCGACGCGGAGACGGAGCCCGCGGGCCGGCCAAAGAAGGACGGCGCGCGCGAGTGGGAGCGCAACCGTTCCTTTGCTGAAGGGTCACTGGAACGTCCGGGGCCGGGCTCGGCGTGGTTTGAAAAGTTCGGCAGCAACAATCGCCAAGGGCAGGATGAGCCCCGCTACCCGCTCACCCAGGACGAGGCGATGAAATATAACGTCGCGGAGATCGCGAAGCAGAACCCGGACCTGCTTCTCGTCGCCGGGGACCTAGCGCAAGGCGGCGGCTACCAGCCGGGCTGGGACGAATACTTCGGATACGTCGCCGGCGAGCACGGCCACCTCGCGGGCTCCGTACCCATGCTGACCGCGCTGGGCAACTGGGAGACCTTCGGAGCGATGAACGGCGGCTACCAAGATGGCGATGCAGTGGCGTGGGGCGCTGCCAAGGGGCGCAACGCGTACATGACCTACTTCGACACCTTCGGCTCGGATACGGAAGAACACGAGGACTCCTACTACCGCGCCGACCACGGCCCCGTGACCGTGATCACGCTCGATTCGACCAACGGAATCCCCGAGGAAGATGCCGAAACGGAAAAGGCGAAGGCAATCCCCGGCAACGACAAGGAGTTCTTCACGGCGAAGGGAGACTGGGGAGCGGACACCAACACCTCCTACACCATGGAGGGCATCCACAAGGCGGGCGTAGACAGCCAGCCTGACTTCGGCAAGGATTCCACGCAGTGGCAGTGGGCAGAGCGCCAGCTTGCCGACGCCCGGGCTAAAGGCCAGTACATCATCGTCCAGTTACACCACACCCCGTACTCCTCCGGTGTGCACGGCACCGCAACGGCGTCCGCCACCCCGGACGAGCAGCCGGGCGCCCCCGTGCGCGTCTATTCCCCGCTCTTCGAGCGCTACGGCGTGGCCGCAGTCATCAGCGGCCACGACGAGATGTTCGAGCGCTCTTTCATCGACGACGACGGAAAACGGCGTCGGCTTCCACAACTTCGACGTCGGCGTCGCCGCCGACGGCCTGCGCGGCGACTACCGCGTGAAAACCGAGGACGGCACGCTTTTCCCGGTGGAGTTCAACTCCTACCGCGAGTGGATGGCCCAGTCGGACGAGCCGGAGATGTGGGTGGATGA
- a CDS encoding amino acid ABC transporter ATP-binding protein → MTPMIHAKEVWKSFGNLNVLKGINLEVAPGEVTCLIGPSGSGKSTFLRCVNHLEKITAGRLYVDGDLIGYRERDGVLYEMSEKEAAKQRRDIGMVFQNFNLFGHRTVLENIIEAPVQVKGEPVEQAKARAMELLAMVGLESKASAYPIQLSGGQQQRVAIARAVAMDPKLMLFDEPTSALDPELVGEVLRVMRDLAAQGMTMLVVTHEMAFAREVADKVAFMAEGRIVEYGTPDEVLGNPREERTKAFLSTLF, encoded by the coding sequence ATGACCCCCATGATTCATGCCAAGGAGGTCTGGAAGTCCTTCGGCAACCTCAACGTGCTCAAGGGCATCAACCTTGAGGTCGCCCCCGGCGAGGTGACCTGCCTGATCGGGCCCTCCGGCTCCGGCAAGTCCACCTTCCTGCGCTGCGTCAACCACCTGGAGAAGATCACCGCGGGGCGCCTCTACGTCGACGGCGACCTCATCGGCTACCGCGAGCGCGACGGCGTGCTTTACGAGATGAGCGAAAAGGAAGCCGCGAAGCAGCGCCGCGACATCGGCATGGTGTTCCAAAACTTCAACCTCTTCGGGCACCGCACCGTGCTCGAGAACATCATCGAGGCCCCGGTGCAGGTCAAGGGCGAGCCCGTGGAGCAGGCGAAGGCCCGCGCGATGGAGCTGCTCGCGATGGTCGGCCTGGAGTCCAAGGCGAGTGCCTACCCCATTCAGCTGTCGGGCGGCCAGCAGCAGCGCGTCGCCATCGCGAGGGCCGTGGCCATGGACCCGAAGCTCATGCTTTTCGACGAACCCACCTCCGCCCTCGACCCCGAGCTCGTCGGCGAGGTCCTGCGCGTCATGCGCGACCTCGCCGCCCAAGGCATGACCATGCTGGTGGTCACCCACGAGATGGCCTTCGCCCGCGAGGTCGCCGACAAGGTCGCCTTCATGGCGGAGGGGCGCATCGTCGAGTACGGCACCCCCGACGAGGTGCTGGGTAACCCGCGCGAAGAGCGCACGAAGGCGTTTTTGTCCACCCTCTTTTAG
- a CDS encoding lactococcin 972 family bacteriocin has translation MKSGIRRRISGALVASALGLGGVSVAEATVVSIDGGTWDYGSDSSTVWSHYFHNGVRHSSTAVGKFRSYSGCVNKNVWARATAPRKLIGNESFYGHC, from the coding sequence ATGAAATCTGGAATTCGACGCCGTATTAGCGGCGCACTAGTGGCCAGCGCCCTAGGCCTTGGCGGAGTCAGCGTGGCAGAGGCGACGGTTGTCAGTATCGATGGCGGCACGTGGGATTACGGCAGTGATTCCTCCACAGTGTGGTCCCATTACTTCCACAACGGCGTGCGGCATTCGTCGACAGCTGTGGGGAAATTCCGGTCATACAGCGGGTGCGTAAACAAAAATGTGTGGGCGCGTGCCACAGCCCCGCGCAAGCTCATTGGCAATGAGTCCTTTTACGGCCACTGCTAA
- the coaD gene encoding pantetheine-phosphate adenylyltransferase yields the protein MTTAVCPGSFDPVTNGHLDIFRRAAAHFEEVIVLVTGNPTKTSGLFTIDERVRLIREVTKDVGNIRVDSWGGLLVHYTTAHHVTALVKGLRSSLDYEYEVPMAQMNRRLTGVDTYFLLTDEKYGYTSSSLCKEVVKYGGDVTGLVPELVEDAMKEKLR from the coding sequence ATGACCACCGCCGTCTGCCCCGGTTCCTTCGACCCGGTAACCAACGGTCACCTCGACATCTTCCGCCGCGCCGCCGCCCACTTCGAGGAGGTGATCGTGCTGGTCACCGGGAACCCGACGAAGACCTCCGGGCTGTTTACCATCGACGAGCGCGTGAGGCTGATCCGCGAGGTGACCAAGGACGTGGGCAACATCCGCGTGGACTCCTGGGGCGGGCTGTTGGTGCACTACACCACCGCACACCACGTCACGGCCCTGGTTAAGGGCCTGCGCTCCTCGCTCGACTACGAGTACGAGGTGCCGATGGCGCAGATGAACCGCCGTCTCACGGGCGTGGACACCTACTTCCTGCTCACCGACGAGAAGTACGGCTACACCTCCTCGTCGCTGTGCAAGGAGGTGGTGAAGTACGGCGGGGACGTCACCGGCCTCGTGCCTGAGCTCGTCGAGGATGCCATGAAGGAGAAGCTGCGGTGA
- a CDS encoding amino acid ABC transporter permease: MSTPTNTPPDTPPETIKAKPLRHPGRWVLAAVLLALVVWFIIGAARNPAYGWSTYFAYLFDTRIATAALHTLAITLLAMLIGVVGGVILAVMRMSPNPIFAGIGWVFLWVFRGTPVYVQLMFWGLLGAIYDSINLGFANISLEPFTSSAFMLAVVGLGLNEAAYMAEIVRSGISSVPEGQVEASKALGMSWGQTMRRTVLPQAMRIVIPPTGNEFISLLKTSSLVVAVPYSLELFGRSMDIAAALFEPVPLLLVAATWYLTITSLLMVGQHYLEKYFERGATRQLTARQLASLADAEGTIPGNVEIVGSAERKRR; encoded by the coding sequence ATGAGCACACCTACGAATACCCCGCCGGATACACCACCCGAAACAATCAAGGCGAAACCCCTGCGCCACCCCGGCCGGTGGGTCCTCGCCGCCGTGCTGCTGGCGCTCGTGGTCTGGTTCATCATCGGCGCGGCCCGCAACCCCGCGTACGGGTGGTCCACCTACTTCGCCTACCTCTTTGACACCCGCATCGCCACCGCTGCGCTGCACACTCTGGCCATCACGCTGCTCGCCATGCTCATCGGGGTGGTCGGTGGCGTCATCCTCGCCGTCATGCGCATGAGCCCGAATCCCATCTTCGCCGGAATCGGGTGGGTCTTCCTCTGGGTCTTCCGCGGCACGCCCGTCTACGTCCAGCTCATGTTCTGGGGGCTGCTCGGGGCGATCTACGACTCCATCAACCTCGGCTTTGCCAACATCTCCCTGGAACCGTTCACCTCCTCGGCGTTCATGCTGGCTGTGGTGGGCCTGGGCCTCAACGAGGCCGCCTACATGGCGGAGATCGTCCGCTCGGGCATCTCGTCCGTGCCGGAGGGCCAGGTGGAGGCGTCGAAGGCGCTCGGCATGAGCTGGGGCCAGACGATGCGCCGGACCGTGCTGCCGCAGGCCATGCGCATCGTCATTCCTCCGACCGGCAACGAGTTCATTTCACTGCTGAAGACGTCTTCGCTGGTCGTCGCCGTGCCCTACTCGCTCGAGCTGTTCGGCCGCTCCATGGACATCGCCGCGGCACTGTTCGAGCCGGTGCCGCTGCTGCTCGTCGCCGCCACCTGGTACCTGACAATCACCTCCTTGCTCATGGTGGGCCAGCACTACCTGGAAAAGTATTTCGAGCGCGGGGCCACACGCCAGCTCACCGCCCGCCAGCTGGCTAGCCTCGCCGATGCGGAAGGCACGATCCCGGGCAACGTCGAGATTGTCGGATCCGCGGAAAGGAAGCGTCGATAA
- a CDS encoding ABC transporter substrate-binding protein, whose translation MHTPSVPSRRAAALAAATAATLSLSACVTNYEGGTPEGWQPVDQQAVPEIAALVPEDVAADGKLSVGTNPPFAPFQFKDSQGALIGFELDLGRAAAGVMGLEFDPQEMDFAMILPAVQAGSLDAGMSGFTDNEERRRSFDFVNFLYAGIQWAAPPDTEVDPSRPCGLTVSVQRTTVAETDDVRPKSEECEANGEEPITVLAFDTADNAALAALVGRSDAVSADSPVTAWAVERSEGELELVGEMFDAAPYGFAVVKDSPLGPALAAAVQHLIDTGEYQRILEQWNVTSGLLEEALINEQPLKGRD comes from the coding sequence ATGCACACACCATCTGTACCTTCACGCCGCGCCGCGGCACTCGCAGCCGCGACCGCGGCTACTTTAAGCCTGAGCGCGTGCGTGACCAACTACGAGGGCGGCACCCCGGAGGGGTGGCAGCCCGTCGATCAGCAGGCCGTGCCAGAGATCGCCGCCTTGGTCCCGGAGGACGTCGCGGCTGACGGGAAACTGTCCGTCGGCACGAACCCGCCCTTCGCCCCGTTCCAGTTCAAGGACTCGCAGGGCGCACTGATCGGCTTCGAGCTCGACCTCGGGCGCGCGGCCGCAGGCGTCATGGGGCTGGAGTTCGACCCGCAGGAAATGGACTTTGCCATGATTTTGCCCGCCGTGCAGGCGGGCAGCCTCGACGCGGGCATGTCGGGCTTCACCGACAACGAGGAGCGCAGGCGCAGCTTCGACTTCGTCAACTTCCTCTACGCGGGCATCCAGTGGGCCGCGCCGCCCGACACCGAAGTGGACCCGAGCCGCCCCTGCGGGCTGACGGTGTCGGTCCAACGCACCACTGTCGCGGAGACGGACGACGTGCGCCCGAAGAGCGAGGAGTGTGAGGCCAACGGGGAGGAGCCCATCACGGTGCTCGCCTTCGACACTGCGGATAACGCGGCCCTCGCCGCGCTCGTCGGCCGGTCCGACGCCGTCAGCGCCGACTCCCCCGTCACCGCCTGGGCGGTGGAACGCTCCGAGGGTGAGCTCGAGCTCGTCGGCGAGATGTTCGACGCCGCGCCCTACGGCTTCGCCGTGGTGAAGGACTCCCCGCTCGGCCCGGCCCTCGCCGCGGCCGTCCAGCACCTCATCGATACCGGTGAATACCAGCGCATCCTCGAACAGTGGAACGTGACCAGCGGTCTCCTCGAGGAAGCCCTCATCAACGAACAGCCACTGAAAGGACGGGACTAA
- a CDS encoding RsmD family RNA methyltransferase — protein sequence MNRIISGEARGRKIKVPPEGTRPTSDRAREGLFSSLQVRFGFVDQVVLDLFAGSGALGLEAASRGAAEVVLVENDPRAVQVIEFNAGVVGHPNVRVEPVKASTYLARAPREYFSMVLADPPYELADESVAEMLRALEPTLVDGAVVVVERHRESPETDWPESFTPTTQKLKKRLYGIARMDMAVYSAAPDNEQGE from the coding sequence ATGAACCGCATTATTTCGGGAGAGGCCCGCGGCCGCAAGATCAAGGTGCCGCCGGAGGGCACGCGCCCCACCTCGGATAGGGCGCGGGAGGGGCTGTTTTCTTCGCTGCAGGTCCGTTTCGGCTTCGTCGACCAGGTCGTGCTCGATCTTTTCGCCGGTTCGGGCGCGCTGGGTCTGGAGGCCGCCTCCCGCGGGGCGGCCGAGGTCGTGCTGGTGGAAAACGATCCCCGCGCCGTCCAAGTGATCGAGTTCAACGCCGGTGTTGTGGGCCACCCGAACGTGCGGGTCGAGCCGGTCAAGGCGTCGACCTACCTGGCGCGCGCGCCGCGCGAGTACTTCTCGATGGTGCTCGCGGACCCGCCCTACGAGCTCGCCGATGAATCCGTCGCCGAGATGCTGCGCGCGCTCGAGCCCACGCTTGTCGACGGCGCCGTGGTCGTCGTCGAACGCCACCGCGAAAGCCCCGAGACGGACTGGCCGGAGTCCTTCACGCCGACGACGCAGAAGCTGAAGAAGCGCCTCTACGGCATCGCCAGGATGGACATGGCTGTCTACAGCGCCGCGCCCGACAACGAGCAAGGAGAGTAA
- a CDS encoding DUF6968 family protein — protein sequence MAFIETPVLQRVLQKLDGSSIEILVSAPVLEGQDWFTNWSIKGLEDGDVNMSSGGIDSMQSMMFALSAIGDRIAAEQQELLFMGSESLQLLRTAPPIEPGLWSASVQAPTA from the coding sequence ATGGCTTTTATCGAAACTCCAGTGCTTCAACGAGTTCTTCAAAAACTTGATGGAAGCAGCATTGAGATCCTTGTTAGCGCACCTGTCCTAGAGGGACAAGATTGGTTTACGAATTGGTCTATAAAAGGCTTGGAAGACGGTGATGTAAACATGAGTTCGGGCGGAATCGATTCAATGCAATCGATGATGTTCGCATTATCGGCGATTGGCGATCGTATTGCTGCTGAGCAGCAAGAACTGTTGTTCATGGGAAGCGAATCTCTACAACTTCTCAGGACTGCACCACCTATAGAACCTGGTCTGTGGTCGGCCTCTGTGCAAGCTCCTACAGCTTAG
- a CDS encoding sulfite exporter TauE/SafE family protein: MTAAAVLLFLAILTGSLLQRVSGMGVGLIAGPVLSILIGPVEGILLVNVLATLNAGLTTLTVRENVDWRRFASIAPFLVVGAVPGAVLVAVSSTDGLLVAVGVLLLLALSVVTLGKKHAPAVSGRFPAAVSGVIGGFMNTLAGVAGPAITVYAEAARWPQRTYAATLQPIFMVGGAVSFVIKELTGAANVASIGVELWVAGALGMVLGITAGVKVAPHVPSSKAHAIALGLATLGGATALVRGVAGLLG, translated from the coding sequence GTGACGGCGGCCGCCGTCCTGCTCTTCCTCGCCATCCTCACAGGTTCCCTGCTCCAGCGCGTCTCGGGGATGGGGGTGGGGCTGATCGCCGGGCCTGTCCTGTCCATCCTCATCGGCCCTGTCGAGGGGATCCTGCTGGTCAACGTGCTGGCCACCCTTAACGCGGGGCTGACCACGCTGACGGTGCGCGAGAACGTCGATTGGCGCAGGTTCGCCTCCATCGCGCCCTTCCTCGTCGTCGGCGCGGTGCCGGGGGCAGTGCTCGTGGCCGTCTCCTCGACGGATGGGCTTTTGGTCGCGGTCGGCGTCCTTCTGCTTCTCGCGCTCAGCGTGGTCACGCTGGGCAAGAAGCACGCCCCGGCCGTCTCGGGCCGGTTCCCCGCCGCTGTCTCGGGCGTCATCGGCGGGTTCATGAACACGCTCGCCGGGGTAGCGGGGCCAGCGATCACCGTCTACGCAGAGGCGGCGCGCTGGCCGCAGCGCACGTACGCCGCCACCCTGCAGCCGATCTTCATGGTCGGAGGGGCGGTGTCGTTTGTAATCAAGGAATTGACCGGAGCGGCGAATGTGGCGTCGATAGGCGTGGAGCTCTGGGTGGCTGGCGCGCTCGGGATGGTGCTGGGGATCACGGCCGGGGTGAAGGTGGCTCCGCACGTGCCCAGCTCGAAGGCCCACGCAATTGCGCTCGGGCTGGCAACGCTCGGTGGGGCGACCGCGCTGGTGCGCGGCGTGGCGGGGCTGCTCGGCTAA